The sequence TTCGTTGCTAATTTTATTGGATCAACTAATTTTTTAGATGCCGAGTTAACGCGAGCGTCAACAGTACGGGTTGAAGGAATCGATTATCCGATTACGATTGACAAGCCTTATGTTGGAAAAGTGATTTTTAGTGTGAGACCTGAACAAATTATAATTAAAAAATCGGCTGAGCAAAAAGGAAATATGTTTATAAAAGGAATAATTAAAGAAGCTGTGTTCCTTGGTGAAAAAGTAGAGTATAGTGTTGAGCTTGTTTCTGGTATGACGATTAGCATCCATGAACATGCTGTCAGTTACCGTGATTTAATGAACTTAGGCGATGCAATCGAATTGTATCTTAATCCGGAGGAAGCGATTATTTATTCGGAAGATGGGGAGGAGGCGTTGAATCTCCATGGAAACACGCGCGCGTAAGCCTAGAAAAAACAAGGTTTTCCGATGGGACTTTTGGAATTTAGTAACGATTTTAGCCTTCTTATTTGTTCTTTTATTTTTAGTCTATCCACTGTTTAATATTTTTGTTAATAGTTTTTACCAAGATGGTTCGTTTACGTTGGAAACCTATAAAGACTTTTTCACATTGAAGTACTATTACGGTGCATTAACGAATAGTTTATTTGTCTGTACATTAGCGACTATTTTCGCCATCTGTATAGGGCTTCCAATGGCTTATATTATGGCAAGGTTTGATATACCATTTAAGAAAACGATTCATATTCTTATTATTTTAACACTGTTGTCTCCACCATTTATCGGTGCCTATTCATGGATTTTAATGCTTGGAAATAACGGTTTCTTAACTCAGTTTTTCCATGGAATTGGTTTAAATACGAAGTCTATATACGGACTGCATGGGATGATTTGGGTGTTTACGATTCAATTTTATCCACATATTTATTTGTATGTATCGGGAGCATTGAAGACGATAGATTCCTCATTAGAAGAAGCATCTGAAAGTTTGGGGAGCAGACGTTGGGGGAAAATGAGGACAGTAACAATACCGTTGATATTCCCAACGTTATCTACAGGGGCATTGATGGTATTTATGGCTTCCTTCGCTGATTTTGGTACACCCATGTTGATGGGGCAGGGAATAAAGGTATTACCTATTTTAGCTTATGAGCAATTTATTAGTGAGATGGGTTCAAATCCAGCGATGGCTAGTACGCTTAGTATGATTTTACTTACTGTTAGTACGAGTATATTATTTTTGCAACGCTATTTAGTATCACGTAAAACATTTACAATGAGTTCTATGAGACCTCCGGCGCTTATTAAGCTAAAGCCGTTACAAAAGTTTTTTGCACTACTGTATGTCGGCATTGTTGTTGGGGTATCGATTATCCCACAAGCAACTGTCATTACGACCTCATTTCTAAAAACAAATGGACCTGTATTTGTCAATCAGTTTAGTTTGGACAGTTATCGTGAAGTGCTGTACCGGGTACCGAAAGCGATTGTGAACACCTTTACATATGCCAGTGTGGCAATTGCTTTTATGGTTATTGCAGGCTTATTATTATCTTATGTTGTTGTGAGAAGAAGCTCAAAGCTAACGGCGCTCTTAGACACACTGATTATGATTCCTTATGTTATACCAGGAACAGTGCTTGGCATTAGTTTAATCATCGCGTTCAATAAACCGCCGTTTGCCTTAACAGGTACTTGGATTATTTTAGTCATTGCCTATTTTATTCGGAAACTACCTTATACGATGCGATCAAGTACGGCTATTTTGCATCAAATTGATAAAAGTGTGGAAGAAGCATCCATTAGTTTAGGTGTTCCACCCATGAAAACATTTTTTAAAACGACGGCTGTTCTCATGTTGCCTGGTGTTCTATCAGGTGCGATTTTAAGCTGGGTGACGACCATCAACGAGCTGAGTTCTACAATTGTGTTATATGCTGGTTCAACTGCGACGATTACAGTTGCAATTTATAGCGAAGTGTTCACCGCGAACTTTGGAACGGCTGCTGCACTCGCAACGATTCTATCATTAAGTACAATTACATCACTCATTATTGTAACGGTTATTTCAGGGAAGAAGGGAATCCCGATTTAACTTGGTTTTCATTCAGATATGAGCAAGAGGTTAGGAGGAATCGCATTGAAAAAAGTATTCTTGGTCATTAGTATAGGAATATTATTTTTATGTGTATTCTTCCTATATTCTTTAAAACCTGAAAATACGATTGATCAAGAGATTGTGGATAAAGACCAAATTACTTTATGGTTATATTCTCCCGAGCTGATTGAACTTACGAACCAGTTTGAGAAAGAAAGCCCTACTGTTAAAGTCATCACGAAACTGGTGAAAAATCCAAACACATTAGTGGAGGAGTTATATGCAGCCCAGTCGGCGGGTAATCCACCTGATTATGCAGAGATTCCTTCATGGTATGGAATTTTTCCACTGATTGAATCAGGTGCAATTATCCCTGTAACGGATTACTTATCACCAGAGTATGAAGCGGAGCTTCCGATTGCGATTAAAAAACGATTCCAATATGCTGATGCTTTATGGGCCATGCCAATCAGTTATGAAGTGCCGTTGTTATTTGTCAATGAGGCACTTCTGTCACAAAGTAAGCTTACAGTAGACGAATTGGACCGTTTACCCGCTGTGTTTGAATTGTCGAATAATCTATTATCTACGAGTCCGAATCACAAATTAAAATGGAGCATGAATGCAGATAATCTTTACCCATGGTATTTGATGAACATAGAGGCGCAGAGTAGTGTCACGACTGCATCGGCGTTAATTGAAGATAATGAGGCATTTCTATTCCATCAGAATCATTTAGCTTTAACCGAGTTTGTGAATGGTGAAGGAGGAATTCTCCTTAGCTCCTCCAATAAATTACAGTTAATTGAAAAGCTAATTGGCAATAAATTCAAATGGCAAGTCATGCCGTTTCCAATTGATGCGGACAAGCTGATCCCGAACGGTAACGGCTTAGTTATTTTTAAGAAAAGTGAACAGCCTACTGATTATATGAAGCAATTTTTACACTATATCCAAGAAGATGAACAATTAAAAGCATTTGCATTAGCAAGTTCAGCAATACCAGCAAATAGGAAGCTCATTCAAAATAAATCTTATCAGAGCTATTATCGCCATTTTCCTTATTACCAAAAAATTGTACTTGAAAGTTTAGAAGCCCACGGACGCTTATTAGATTCAGGGGATGAAGCGGAATGGAAACAATACATTTACGCGAATGAGCATAGAGAGTAGGTAAGCATCTTATGACAATCTCGATAGTGGAATTATTGAATGAAGGCAAGTATGGTAGACCAGAAGTATGTGAAGATTTATATGTAGTTACAGCCGATTTCGTTGCGGTGATTGATGGTGCGACAAATATATCGGATCGACTGATTGAGGGCAAAGCACCTGGAAGGTTCGCGGCGGAAGTGATTCGAGAGACATTGCTTGAAGCACAAGAGGATGTGACTTTAAAAGGGTTAATAGCGCAGATTAATGAGAAGTTGCAATTGCGTTATCAGACGTTTGGCATGACAGAGGATATTGAACAACATGCATGGATGGCACCAACAGCTTGTTTAATTTGTTATAGCCATTATTATCATGAAGTGTGGCAAATTGGTGATTCGCAGTGTATGATTGACGGTCATTTACATACAAATGACAAACCAATCGATGCTATAACGGCAAATGCCCGAGCAATGTATTTAGAAACAGAGTTGAAAAACGGCAAAACGATTGAAGAGTTGATGGTCAATGATACGGGGTGGGAATATATCAAACCGCTAATTAAACAGCAGTATTATTTACAAAATGACAAAGACAATCAGTTTGGCTTTGAAGTAATCAATGGTTTTGATGTGGATTTTTCACGAGTTAAGATTATTAAAGTTCCTGAAAATGCTGAAATGATGATTCTTGCATCTGATGGTTATCCAACTATCAAAGAGACATTGGCTGAAACTGAAGCTATTTTGAGTCAACTACTTGTAACTGACCCACTTTGTTTTCGACAATTTAAATCATCGAAAGGATTGCAAAAAGGAAATTTATCCTTCGATGACCGGACGTATATTAGATTTGAATTGTAGCGATAAAAAAGTACCCGTTCTCAAACAACATCAATCCTAGAGTTGTTTGAGAAACGTGTACTTTTTTTATAAACCTATAGTGGGTTTAACCCCAAATAACACAATTATTGACCACTCTCTATATACGCTTCAGAGGAAATGGCTGTCACTGTTTTTTCGTATGTTTTTTTAATATCTTCGTCCTTAAGCAAGAATAAGCTAATCAGGTCAATCAAATAAAGAACGCTCAAATCTAAACCAGTAGATATATACCCGGTACGTAAAGGATGTATCGTCCATAAAACGGTCTCAGATAATTGGGTTAGTGGAGTATCGCCATAGGCAGTGAATGAGACGACTGTAGCACCGTTATTTTTAGCCTCTTTTACAGAATGTAATAGATCTCTAGTTTGTCCAGAGCGTGAGAATGCTAATAGTAAATCGCCTTCTTGGACTAGCGTGCTTCGAATAATCATTAAGTGTGGATCGGTTACTGCTTCTGAAGAGAAGCCCATTCTACTTAAACGATAATTTAACTCTTGCGCCGCAAGCCCTGAGCTTCCTAAGCCAAAGATGTATAATTTTTTGCTTTCTTGAATGAACTGCATCACTTCATCTAAAGCTTCTTTGCCACTAAGTCCTTGTATATCATCTAAAATATCTTCATATTGACGCTTTAATTTTGTGTCTTCTTTTTCATCG comes from Sporosarcina sp. FSL K6-3457 and encodes:
- a CDS encoding ABC transporter permease, coding for METRARKPRKNKVFRWDFWNLVTILAFLFVLLFLVYPLFNIFVNSFYQDGSFTLETYKDFFTLKYYYGALTNSLFVCTLATIFAICIGLPMAYIMARFDIPFKKTIHILIILTLLSPPFIGAYSWILMLGNNGFLTQFFHGIGLNTKSIYGLHGMIWVFTIQFYPHIYLYVSGALKTIDSSLEEASESLGSRRWGKMRTVTIPLIFPTLSTGALMVFMASFADFGTPMLMGQGIKVLPILAYEQFISEMGSNPAMASTLSMILLTVSTSILFLQRYLVSRKTFTMSSMRPPALIKLKPLQKFFALLYVGIVVGVSIIPQATVITTSFLKTNGPVFVNQFSLDSYREVLYRVPKAIVNTFTYASVAIAFMVIAGLLLSYVVVRRSSKLTALLDTLIMIPYVIPGTVLGISLIIAFNKPPFALTGTWIILVIAYFIRKLPYTMRSSTAILHQIDKSVEEASISLGVPPMKTFFKTTAVLMLPGVLSGAILSWVTTINELSSTIVLYAGSTATITVAIYSEVFTANFGTAAALATILSLSTITSLIIVTVISGKKGIPI
- a CDS encoding extracellular solute-binding protein, with protein sequence MKKVFLVISIGILFLCVFFLYSLKPENTIDQEIVDKDQITLWLYSPELIELTNQFEKESPTVKVITKLVKNPNTLVEELYAAQSAGNPPDYAEIPSWYGIFPLIESGAIIPVTDYLSPEYEAELPIAIKKRFQYADALWAMPISYEVPLLFVNEALLSQSKLTVDELDRLPAVFELSNNLLSTSPNHKLKWSMNADNLYPWYLMNIEAQSSVTTASALIEDNEAFLFHQNHLALTEFVNGEGGILLSSSNKLQLIEKLIGNKFKWQVMPFPIDADKLIPNGNGLVIFKKSEQPTDYMKQFLHYIQEDEQLKAFALASSAIPANRKLIQNKSYQSYYRHFPYYQKIVLESLEAHGRLLDSGDEAEWKQYIYANEHRE
- a CDS encoding MurR/RpiR family transcriptional regulator, coding for MVTLLKEIQSRYSSFSDKERGLADYFLSSPIEASQSNIKDIADRTCVSVATITRFCKKVACKNFVELKIKLAREAYQVGDEKEDTKLKRQYEDILDDIQGLSGKEALDEVMQFIQESKKLYIFGLGSSGLAAQELNYRLSRMGFSSEAVTDPHLMIIRSTLVQEGDLLLAFSRSGQTRDLLHSVKEAKNNGATVVSFTAYGDTPLTQLSETVLWTIHPLRTGYISTGLDLSVLYLIDLISLFLLKDEDIKKTYEKTVTAISSEAYIESGQ